The genomic DNA CGACAGGATCAGGGCGCGCAGCGGGGCCACGTCCGTCACGCTCGCCTCAGCAGCGCCAGCCCACCGGCGGCGAAGACCACGTTCGCCAGCCACACGCCCACCTCCGGCAGTGCGGGCACGACGGCCGCAACGGTCAGGCCCACGAAGAACAGCAGGTAGTACGCGACCGCGATGATCAGCGCGATGCCCAGGCTGACGCCCAGCGTCCGTCCGAAGCGCAGCGCGAAGGGCAGCGCGGCCAGCGCCAGCGCCAGATTCCCGAAGGGCAGGGCGAGCTTGCGGTTCAGGTTCACCCGCGCGGACTGCCGGTCGGCGGGCGTCGCGGCCGGATCGCGCAGCACCGTCAGCAACTCGGGCCAGCCCTGGGTGTCGGCCCCGATCACGTCGGCGTACTGGGCGAGCGTGCGCTTGCGGCTCAGGCCGGTGTCCACGTTCAGCGCGTCCGTGGCCTTCTCGGGAATCACCACGTTCGGGAACGCGGCCTGCACGGCCGTACGGAAGGCGGCTGGATCGTTCTCCGGCACCTTCGACAGCGCGGCGGCGGCGGCGTAGTCCACCGTGAACACGCCGTAGTCCAGCAGGCTCAGGCGGTTGTCCTCAAAGGTGCCGCGCCGCGCGAAGATCAGCGTGCCGGTGCGCGGAGAGTCCTTCGACCACTTCTCCAGCCGCACGTCCATCAGCTGCCGCGTGGCCGCGTCGTATCCGCCCAGCGAGAGCGTCAGGTTCCCGCCCAGGTCCACGGTGCGCCCCACGAG from Deinococcus metalli includes the following:
- a CDS encoding LptF/LptG family permease — its product is MTRLTRYVTAELIPPLLAGTLLFTAILSFGYFFVSSQWLSGVPVALIARWIASQVPDTLVKVLPMGIVLMTVVAFGRLNTERELVAMQGGGVSLGRAARPVAVVALLVTLLGVWLSLWAAPRANVETRALYWDTLTGAGLQQLVGRTVDLGGNLTLSLGGYDAATRQLMDVRLEKWSKDSPRTGTLIFARRGTFEDNRLSLLDYGVFTVDYAAAAALSKVPENDPAAFRTAVQAAFPNVVIPEKATDALNVDTGLSRKRTLAQYADVIGADTQGWPELLTVLRDPAATPADRQSARVNLNRKLALPFGNLALALAALPFALRFGRTLGVSLGIALIIAVAYYLLFFVGLTVAAVVPALPEVGVWLANVVFAAGGLALLRRA